GCCGACGCCGGCGCGGACCTGTTGACCGTCCACGTCGAGGTCGATCCGCACCTGCACCGCACCCTGAGCCGCATCCGCGAGCGGGGGGTCCGGACGGGCGTCGCCCTCAATCCCCTCACGCCGCTCGAATCGATTCGCGACGCGCTCCCCCTCGTCGACCTGGCGTTGGTCATGAGCGTGAACCCCGGGTTCGGGGGGCAACGCTGGATCCCCGCCAGCGAAGACCGCCTGCGGCGCCTCCGCACGCTCCGCGACGCGAACGCGCCCCGCGCGATGATCCAGGTGGACGGCGGCATCGACCTCGCGACCGCCGGACCGGCGGCCCGCGCCGGCGCCGACGTCCTCGTCGCCGGGAGCGCCCTGTTCACGGAGGACGCCCCGTTCGCGCAGCGCTACGCGCAGGTGCGCGACGCGGCGCTGCAGGGCCGCGGGTCCCCCTCGGGCGACTGAGCTGCGCGCGGCCTCAGGCGCCG
This sequence is a window from Trueperaceae bacterium. Protein-coding genes within it:
- the rpe gene encoding ribulose-phosphate 3-epimerase, which produces MLHVAPSLLAADPLAYGAALREVDAAGAPWVHVDVMDGHFAPNLTFGPAHVAAFRDATDATIDVHLMVRDPAAWIDAFADAGADLLTVHVEVDPHLHRTLSRIRERGVRTGVALNPLTPLESIRDALPLVDLALVMSVNPGFGGQRWIPASEDRLRRLRTLRDANAPRAMIQVDGGIDLATAGPAARAGADVLVAGSALFTEDAPFAQRYAQVRDAALQGRGSPSGD